The following are encoded together in the Leptospira langatensis genome:
- the arsB gene encoding ACR3 family arsenite efflux transporter, which produces MSDSPKKLSFIDRYLTLWIFISMGVGIALAKWFPEFTNLIRNSESNGTNIPIAIGLIFMMVPPLAKVNYKRIPKAFGRRDLIIYSLILNWIIGPALMFVLAILFFPDQPEYRIGLILIGVARCIAMVLVWNDLADGDREVATGLVALNSIFQLFLYGSLAYFFLGILPGVLGFSNFEIEVRYWDIAGSVLIYLGIPFALGWIVRTLSISIKGEEWTTNKFLPIISPVTLIFLLLTIMIMFSLKGDSLLLVPFDILKIAIPLLSYFIIMFFLSFGLGLLIKADYPRNAAISFTAAGNNFELAIAVAIGTFGISSGQAFVGIVGPLIEIPALILLVGIAKMLRSRFYSVEEAG; this is translated from the coding sequence ATGTCGGATTCTCCTAAAAAACTCTCCTTTATCGACCGCTACCTTACTTTGTGGATATTCATTTCTATGGGGGTTGGGATAGCGCTAGCCAAATGGTTTCCTGAATTTACGAACTTGATCAGAAATTCGGAATCGAATGGCACAAATATCCCGATAGCGATAGGGCTTATTTTTATGATGGTTCCTCCTTTAGCAAAGGTGAACTATAAGAGGATTCCAAAGGCTTTTGGTCGCAGAGATCTTATTATTTACTCCCTTATTTTGAATTGGATCATCGGACCTGCATTAATGTTTGTGCTGGCTATCCTTTTCTTTCCGGACCAACCGGAATACAGAATTGGGTTAATTCTTATCGGGGTGGCTCGATGTATTGCGATGGTTTTAGTCTGGAATGATTTGGCAGATGGAGATCGAGAAGTAGCCACAGGGCTTGTAGCTTTGAACAGTATCTTTCAACTATTTCTGTACGGGAGTCTCGCTTATTTCTTTTTAGGAATTTTACCCGGAGTCCTTGGATTCTCGAATTTTGAAATTGAAGTTCGTTATTGGGACATCGCAGGGAGTGTATTAATTTATCTTGGGATTCCCTTTGCCTTAGGTTGGATTGTCCGTACTCTTAGTATTTCTATAAAAGGAGAAGAATGGACGACGAATAAATTTCTTCCTATCATTTCGCCGGTTACTCTCATTTTTCTTCTGCTAACCATAATGATTATGTTCAGCCTAAAGGGGGACTCGCTTCTCTTAGTGCCTTTCGATATTCTTAAGATTGCAATCCCGCTTTTGAGCTATTTTATAATCATGTTCTTTCTTAGTTTCGGGTTAGGCCTGCTTATAAAGGCAGATTATCCGAGGAACGCAGCAATTTCGTTCACCGCAGCCGGGAATAATTTTGAATTGGCGATCGCAGTTGCGATCGGGACTTTCGGGATATCTTCAGGCCAGGCGTTTGTAGGAATTGTAGGACCTCTGATCGAGATCCCGGCTTTAATATTACTAGTAGGAATTGCAAAAATGCTTCGATCCCGATTTTACTCGGTTGAGGAAGCCGGATGA
- a CDS encoding c-type cytochrome, producing MLTKFQAKLFFLIGTFIFSAIFLFLTYDSLKYVYANPSAKTLSDEVIRGKAIWEKNNCMGCHTILGEGAYYAPELTKVYERRGPEWIRVFLKDPQAMYPGERKMVKYDFTEAQIGDLIAFLKWNGELDLKGFPPKPEFKPTTQTVSANAVSIAQPEKFKQICVACHAVGGAGGNVGPALDTVGKKFDLAYLENWLRDPQKVKPGTAMPKLPLSDSEIKDLSTYLSQLK from the coding sequence ATGCTCACAAAGTTTCAGGCAAAATTATTTTTCCTTATAGGGACATTTATATTTTCCGCCATATTCTTATTTCTAACGTACGATTCGTTAAAATATGTCTATGCGAACCCTTCCGCAAAGACCTTAAGCGACGAGGTGATCAGAGGCAAAGCGATCTGGGAAAAGAACAATTGTATGGGTTGCCATACGATCCTAGGGGAAGGAGCGTATTACGCGCCTGAGTTGACTAAGGTTTACGAGAGAAGAGGGCCGGAATGGATCCGAGTCTTTTTGAAAGATCCTCAGGCCATGTATCCTGGAGAAAGGAAAATGGTGAAATACGATTTTACCGAGGCTCAAATTGGGGATCTGATCGCCTTCTTGAAATGGAATGGAGAACTGGATCTTAAGGGTTTTCCTCCTAAACCTGAATTCAAACCTACCACCCAAACCGTAAGTGCGAATGCGGTTTCTATCGCACAGCCTGAAAAATTCAAACAGATCTGTGTGGCATGTCACGCAGTAGGCGGAGCGGGGGGAAATGTCGGCCCTGCACTCGATACTGTTGGTAAGAAGTTTGATCTGGCGTATTTGGAGAATTGGCTCAGAGACCCGCAGAAGGTAAAGCCTGGGACTGCTATGCCTAAATTGCCTCTAAGTGATTCGGAGATCAAAGACCTGTCTACCTATCTCTCCCAACTAAAATAG
- a CDS encoding sterol desaturase family protein, with the protein MAILFHLFDPIRSFFAPSFKIYWLYLLSSGIITCFFLLWQKITKKDFRYAEYTDRNLSKKIWLHPSAILDYKYFFVNTILFALYFGYFVLSTTTVSAFVSNHLNSWFGRSDLGSPSGYSFLILYSILFWLANDFGRFLAHLLLHRTFLWEFHKLHHSAEVLNPLTVYRVHPVEGILVNSLGALFSGIVTGIAVFLFPNGIRMITFLGVNAGIFIFNLYANLRHSHIDIRFPKWLSHILLSPAQHQIHHSTDIRLQNKNIGVTFAFWDILSGSLYIPSEEENRNLVFGLNEDEKEKEEFKSLVWIYLLPFKKLLIDAPVKKFFRKPKTR; encoded by the coding sequence TTGGCGATCTTATTCCATTTATTCGATCCGATCCGAAGTTTTTTTGCACCTTCTTTTAAGATCTATTGGCTCTATCTCCTTAGCTCCGGAATCATCACTTGCTTCTTCTTGCTTTGGCAAAAGATCACAAAGAAAGACTTTCGTTATGCGGAATATACGGATCGGAATCTGTCCAAAAAGATCTGGCTTCATCCTTCTGCAATTTTGGATTATAAATACTTTTTCGTAAATACGATCCTGTTCGCATTGTACTTCGGATACTTTGTGCTATCGACTACAACTGTCTCCGCCTTCGTAAGCAACCATCTCAATTCCTGGTTTGGAAGATCCGATCTTGGTTCGCCTTCCGGATATTCCTTTCTTATTCTCTATTCGATCCTTTTCTGGTTAGCAAACGATTTCGGAAGATTCTTGGCCCATCTTCTATTACATAGAACCTTCTTATGGGAATTTCACAAATTGCATCATTCTGCGGAAGTTCTAAATCCTTTGACTGTCTATCGGGTACATCCTGTAGAAGGGATCTTAGTGAATTCTTTGGGAGCTTTATTTTCAGGGATCGTAACCGGGATCGCAGTGTTTCTTTTCCCGAACGGGATCCGGATGATCACCTTCTTAGGAGTGAACGCTGGGATCTTTATATTCAATCTTTACGCAAATCTCCGACATTCCCATATCGATATCCGGTTTCCCAAATGGCTCAGTCATATTCTATTAAGTCCGGCCCAGCACCAGATCCATCACAGTACGGATATCCGTTTACAGAATAAGAATATAGGTGTTACATTCGCTTTTTGGGATATTCTTTCGGGGAGTTTGTACATTCCAAGCGAAGAAGAAAATCGAAATCTAGTTTTCGGACTCAACGAGGACGAGAAGGAGAAAGAAGAATTCAAGAGCCTGGTATGGATCTATCTTTTGCCATTTAAGAAATTGTTAATAGATGCGCCGGTGAAGAAATTCTTCCGTAAACCGAAAACTCGCTAA
- a CDS encoding PdxA family dehydrogenase, protein MVPILITEGDPCGIGPEIVNLSREKLAAHSREKIFLLISSNSFVSYPGWKDVEEPTKLSEPGLYVYRGRGLTSSEEKTLEIGKPSEISGKAAFSSLALGVELQKKRKGNLITLPLSKEWVLKSGVKGFRGHTEYLADQYSRPTYMLMAGRELNVLPLTTHVPLQKVPFYLKKIHLPSLIAAIRSAPIQKEERIAFLGLNPHAGEGGKVGDEEKKILAPMISAMRKAGLNVSDPLSADGAFSETSRHKYSLFLACYHDQGLIPFKMWEGKYGVNLTLGLDFIRVSPDHGTAFDIAGSGKADPESFLQCLEWVSKTLSAENSSRSIH, encoded by the coding sequence GTGGTTCCGATCCTTATCACAGAAGGAGATCCTTGCGGGATTGGCCCTGAAATCGTAAATCTATCTCGGGAGAAGCTAGCTGCTCATTCCCGGGAAAAAATCTTCCTCTTAATCAGTTCCAACTCATTCGTTTCTTATCCAGGCTGGAAAGATGTCGAAGAACCTACAAAACTCTCCGAACCCGGTCTCTATGTTTATAGAGGTAGAGGCCTCACTTCTTCCGAAGAGAAGACCTTAGAGATCGGAAAGCCTTCGGAGATCTCCGGAAAGGCCGCCTTTTCCTCCTTAGCGCTGGGAGTGGAACTACAAAAGAAACGGAAAGGCAATCTGATCACACTTCCTTTGAGCAAGGAGTGGGTCTTGAAATCCGGGGTTAAAGGATTCAGAGGACATACTGAGTACTTGGCGGATCAATATTCCAGACCGACTTACATGCTGATGGCGGGAAGGGAATTGAATGTGCTCCCTCTCACGACTCATGTGCCTTTGCAGAAGGTGCCTTTCTACTTGAAAAAAATCCATCTTCCTAGTTTAATCGCTGCGATCCGTTCGGCTCCCATCCAAAAAGAAGAGAGGATCGCATTCCTCGGATTGAACCCTCATGCAGGTGAGGGTGGCAAGGTCGGGGACGAAGAGAAGAAGATCCTCGCACCGATGATCTCTGCGATGAGAAAGGCTGGGCTGAATGTGTCCGATCCGTTGTCAGCAGACGGAGCGTTTAGTGAGACTTCTCGTCATAAATATTCCCTCTTCTTGGCCTGTTATCATGACCAAGGACTGATCCCATTCAAGATGTGGGAGGGAAAATATGGAGTGAATCTGACCCTAGGCTTGGATTTTATCCGTGTTTCACCGGATCATGGGACCGCTTTCGATATAGCAGGTAGCGGAAAAGCGGACCCCGAAAGTTTTCTGCAATGTTTAGAATGGGTCTCCAAGACTCTTTCTGCCGAGAATAGTTCTAGGAGTATCCATTGA
- a CDS encoding CbbQ/NirQ/NorQ/GpvN family protein produces MKYLETASEQNSTGKLPYYKSTGNEIDVFEHAHKKKLPVLLKGPTGSGKSRFVEFMAARLGLPLVSVSCHEETSAVDLLGRFLIKGSETVWQDGPLTRSVRMGAILYVDEIAEARPDVLVAIHPLTDYRREIYLDRKNESVSAPESFLLVASYNPGYQRGWKELKPSTRQRFISLQFDYPNSEVEEEILVAETGATSSVAGKLVKLGQKIRNLTELGLIESCSTRLLVDAAKLIVSGLPSRLACEVAIVQPLSDDRDTVQALKDIVSLMI; encoded by the coding sequence TTGAAGTATTTGGAGACCGCATCCGAACAAAATAGTACGGGAAAACTCCCGTACTATAAAAGCACGGGAAATGAGATAGATGTTTTCGAGCATGCTCATAAGAAGAAACTTCCTGTTCTTCTAAAAGGACCGACAGGATCCGGAAAGTCCCGTTTCGTAGAATTTATGGCGGCTCGATTGGGATTGCCTCTGGTGTCTGTTTCTTGTCATGAAGAAACTTCTGCCGTGGATCTGCTTGGTAGATTTCTGATCAAGGGTTCCGAAACCGTATGGCAGGACGGTCCCTTGACTCGAAGTGTCCGCATGGGCGCCATCTTATATGTGGATGAAATTGCAGAGGCAAGACCCGACGTTCTTGTAGCCATCCATCCTTTGACGGATTATAGAAGAGAGATCTATTTAGATCGAAAGAACGAAAGTGTATCGGCACCCGAATCTTTTTTGCTAGTTGCCTCCTATAATCCAGGATACCAAAGAGGTTGGAAGGAACTCAAACCCTCTACTCGCCAGAGATTTATCTCTCTTCAATTCGATTATCCAAACTCGGAAGTGGAGGAAGAGATCTTGGTTGCGGAGACGGGAGCCACTTCTTCCGTTGCCGGTAAATTAGTCAAACTAGGGCAAAAGATCCGCAATCTGACCGAGTTGGGTTTGATAGAATCCTGCTCTACTCGTCTCTTAGTGGACGCTGCGAAATTGATCGTAAGCGGACTACCTTCTCGTCTTGCTTGCGAAGTTGCCATCGTGCAACCTCTTTCGGATGATAGGGATACCGTCCAGGCTCTCAAGGATATTGTTTCCTTGATGATATAG
- a CDS encoding ArsR/SmtB family transcription factor, producing the protein MGITKTELFNKRQNRIASYAKALGHPARIAILESILKRKACICGDLVEELNLAQATVSQHLKALKDTGIIKGSIEGPSICYCINEKVWIEIREYFDLLLSQDPETNISC; encoded by the coding sequence ATGGGCATAACCAAAACCGAACTTTTCAATAAAAGGCAGAATAGAATTGCCTCCTATGCCAAAGCTCTAGGGCATCCAGCTAGGATCGCCATTTTAGAATCCATATTGAAGAGGAAGGCCTGTATTTGCGGTGACTTAGTCGAGGAGTTAAACCTTGCCCAAGCCACTGTTTCTCAGCATTTAAAAGCTTTAAAGGATACAGGTATTATAAAGGGCTCTATCGAAGGTCCGTCCATTTGTTATTGTATCAATGAAAAGGTTTGGATAGAGATAAGAGAATATTTTGACCTGCTTTTGTCCCAAGATCCGGAAACGAATATTTCCTGCTAA
- a CDS encoding Crp/Fnr family transcriptional regulator, with product MMNATVVDPWSEIRREFENEIRSIGIPKKFRKGELIFEEKKPYQGFFEIISGMFKVFSLNQDGKEAILKVFSPGELIASHPIFQSKEPCIYPGFCEALKDGELIYYPRKEFVSFLTENNRALFLFSSAVVEHLNYFRKKMMENLFLSVKDRIVTFLLESGADQGFVSLPVTKYQLASLIGTTPESVSRAFRSLIEDCLIEEKGSSYHVLRKSN from the coding sequence ATGATGAATGCTACGGTAGTCGATCCTTGGTCCGAGATCCGTCGAGAGTTCGAAAATGAAATTCGCTCCATAGGGATCCCTAAAAAATTTCGTAAGGGTGAATTGATATTCGAAGAAAAAAAACCTTATCAAGGATTTTTTGAAATTATATCAGGAATGTTTAAAGTGTTCTCCTTAAACCAAGACGGGAAAGAGGCCATACTGAAAGTATTCTCTCCTGGAGAATTGATCGCATCCCATCCCATTTTCCAATCCAAGGAGCCCTGCATTTATCCCGGATTTTGCGAGGCCTTAAAAGACGGAGAATTGATCTACTACCCTAGAAAGGAATTCGTATCCTTCTTAACGGAGAACAATCGAGCACTCTTTCTGTTTTCTTCCGCAGTAGTAGAACATCTGAATTATTTTCGTAAGAAGATGATGGAGAATCTATTCTTATCCGTAAAAGACAGGATCGTGACCTTCTTATTGGAATCCGGAGCAGACCAAGGATTTGTATCCTTGCCTGTTACAAAATACCAGTTAGCCTCACTCATAGGCACCACTCCCGAATCGGTAAGCAGAGCATTCCGCTCCCTTATAGAAGATTGCCTCATTGAGGAAAAGGGCTCTTCCTATCATGTACTTAGAAAATCGAATTGA
- a CDS encoding circularly permuted ATPgrasp domain protein: MNMDIVLANYLNENCSCSTLDKNRIERGIDWISSVPEEQSSKFYSETPSFISTSELKQMSNVLRAIRKAVQLASIRNKFLKGYSESKRNETVSGGVFMSMDFHLTSKGPKLIEINTNAGGAFLQWKLLQAQVRCCKAVAMTLPNESELERLKDKFYSIFIEEWNTSGRSGTPSLIAIIDEEPTKQYLYPEFVFFKELFVSKGIGCEILSPEQIQLIDGSLFFENRKIDLIYNRLTDFHFSDPKYRNIKLAWIAEAVVVTPNPMDYDLFANKENLSVFSDADFLKGEGLDPEDIEILSSSVPKTMPLIEAKSDEIWKNRKDYFFKPKEGFGSKAAYYGGKLTKNKFQEILSGNYVMQEFVPPSVRTTSLSGKEEELKMDIRAYIYQDEILLLASRLYQGQTTNFRTPGGGFSPLYVLPNFTEILN; encoded by the coding sequence ATGAATATGGATATTGTCCTGGCGAATTATCTAAATGAAAACTGCTCTTGTTCTACACTGGATAAGAATCGGATAGAAAGAGGGATAGATTGGATCTCTTCTGTTCCAGAGGAACAGTCCAGTAAATTCTACTCCGAGACCCCTTCCTTCATTTCCACATCGGAACTGAAGCAGATGAGTAATGTTTTGAGAGCCATACGAAAAGCGGTTCAATTGGCCTCTATTCGAAATAAGTTTTTAAAGGGATACTCCGAGTCAAAGAGGAACGAAACAGTCAGTGGCGGCGTTTTTATGAGTATGGATTTTCATCTCACTTCTAAAGGTCCGAAGCTAATTGAAATAAATACGAATGCAGGAGGGGCCTTTCTTCAATGGAAACTTTTACAGGCTCAGGTGAGATGTTGTAAAGCAGTTGCTATGACTCTTCCTAATGAGTCCGAACTAGAGAGACTAAAAGACAAATTCTATTCGATTTTCATAGAGGAATGGAATACCTCCGGTCGCTCTGGGACTCCGAGTCTTATCGCAATCATAGATGAAGAACCCACTAAGCAGTATCTCTACCCTGAATTTGTTTTCTTCAAAGAACTATTTGTATCTAAAGGAATTGGATGTGAGATCCTTTCTCCGGAACAGATTCAGTTGATAGATGGCAGTCTTTTCTTTGAGAATCGAAAGATCGATTTGATTTATAATCGACTAACGGATTTCCATTTTTCCGATCCGAAATATAGGAATATCAAGCTGGCTTGGATTGCTGAAGCGGTAGTTGTCACACCCAATCCTATGGACTACGATCTTTTCGCTAATAAAGAAAATCTTTCCGTATTCTCGGATGCGGATTTTTTAAAAGGGGAGGGATTGGATCCGGAAGATATTGAAATATTAAGTTCTTCTGTTCCAAAGACAATGCCGCTCATTGAAGCGAAGTCGGATGAAATTTGGAAGAATAGAAAGGATTATTTTTTCAAACCGAAAGAAGGGTTTGGTAGTAAGGCGGCTTATTACGGAGGAAAGTTAACGAAGAATAAATTCCAAGAGATCCTTTCCGGGAATTATGTGATGCAGGAATTCGTGCCCCCTTCGGTTCGGACTACTTCTTTGTCAGGAAAAGAGGAAGAGCTAAAGATGGACATTAGAGCTTACATTTATCAAGATGAGATCCTTCTTTTAGCTAGCAGATTGTACCAAGGGCAGACCACGAATTTTAGGACTCCGGGAGGAGGATTTTCTCCATTGTATGTTCTGCCAAATTTTACAGAAATCTTAAACTAG
- a CDS encoding cbb3-type cytochrome c oxidase subunit I, producing the protein MKYKSQKIAYWFFATCMLLLSLQLIYGFIMGFARMGFDGLHDWIPFNAARATHTNLLVVWLLTGFMGAAHYIIPEESESEIYSVRLAYIQLISLIVVGVVSIIGFHFNVWEGRKFLEIPRPLDYLVVVNVLLFLFNIGMTVWKGKRHTTTGMVLYFGLFSAALLYLPGMIEFNSQTVDSYFRWWVVHLWVEGVWELIMGGILSFLLIKLTGVDREVIEKWLYVIVGLTFLSGILGTGHHYYYIGVPEYWKWVGGFFSMLEPLAFLAMAMFAVSMYRRSGRNHPNTISLYWTIGSAIMSFVGAGFLGFAHTLPQVNLYTHGTLITAMHGHLAFWGAYAMIVLAIVTYSMPLLTGRKLWNNSIGLFAFWASNIGMLGMTGAFAVAGIAQVYLERKFGLDFLTVQKEIQVHFLGLILAALVFTSGIFAFIWNFIKFGTPTDEALGAETSSGDIHLSGRS; encoded by the coding sequence ATGAAATATAAATCTCAAAAAATAGCCTATTGGTTCTTCGCAACTTGTATGTTGCTCTTATCCTTGCAATTGATATACGGATTCATTATGGGTTTTGCTCGAATGGGATTCGACGGTTTGCACGACTGGATCCCTTTTAATGCCGCAAGAGCAACTCATACGAATCTATTAGTGGTTTGGCTTTTGACCGGATTCATGGGGGCCGCCCATTATATCATTCCTGAAGAATCCGAAAGTGAGATCTATTCGGTCCGACTGGCTTATATACAATTGATCTCTTTGATCGTAGTCGGTGTGGTCTCGATCATAGGATTCCATTTTAATGTTTGGGAAGGAAGGAAATTCTTAGAGATCCCAAGGCCTCTGGATTATCTGGTAGTCGTGAACGTGCTATTATTCCTTTTTAATATAGGAATGACTGTTTGGAAAGGGAAAAGGCATACAACCACCGGCATGGTCTTGTATTTCGGGCTCTTCTCCGCAGCATTGTTGTACTTGCCTGGCATGATAGAGTTCAACAGTCAAACTGTGGATTCTTATTTCCGTTGGTGGGTCGTTCATCTTTGGGTAGAAGGAGTTTGGGAATTGATCATGGGAGGCATCCTTTCCTTCCTTCTCATTAAGTTAACTGGAGTCGATCGCGAGGTGATCGAGAAGTGGTTGTATGTGATCGTGGGCTTAACGTTTCTTTCCGGTATCTTGGGAACGGGTCACCATTATTACTATATCGGGGTTCCTGAATATTGGAAATGGGTCGGAGGATTTTTCTCCATGTTAGAGCCTTTAGCATTCTTGGCCATGGCTATGTTCGCCGTCTCCATGTACAGAAGGAGCGGAAGGAACCACCCCAATACGATCTCCCTTTACTGGACGATTGGAAGTGCGATCATGTCTTTCGTAGGAGCGGGATTCTTGGGATTTGCACATACTCTTCCTCAGGTGAACCTATACACTCACGGTACTTTGATCACTGCGATGCATGGACACTTGGCATTCTGGGGCGCGTATGCGATGATCGTTCTTGCGATCGTTACGTACTCCATGCCTTTGCTCACTGGGCGCAAGTTGTGGAATAATTCCATCGGACTCTTCGCATTCTGGGCTTCTAATATAGGAATGCTTGGAATGACCGGGGCATTTGCCGTGGCTGGGATCGCGCAAGTTTACTTGGAGAGAAAATTCGGATTGGATTTTCTCACGGTACAAAAAGAGATCCAAGTGCATTTTCTTGGGCTCATACTTGCTGCACTCGTTTTTACCTCTGGGATCTTCGCTTTCATCTGGAACTTCATTAAATTTGGGACTCCTACGGACGAAGCATTAGGGGCGGAGACTTCCTCGGGAGATATTCATCTTTCGGGTAGATCTTGA
- a CDS encoding bactofilin family protein, whose product MALVKNSSEVTNSTIGENSYFNGKFFINGSLKIDGKFEGKSLQAEQLYIGASGKVRTNITAASVIIEGIVIGNITARNRVMLLPTSRILGDIRTPELIIQNGVVLEGRCIISSDLKHSNKDHIELEYAKDSLTLEKLFGKQTAAKEA is encoded by the coding sequence ATGGCACTTGTTAAGAACTCCTCCGAAGTTACAAACTCCACAATCGGCGAAAACTCCTACTTCAACGGTAAGTTTTTCATCAATGGATCCTTAAAGATTGATGGAAAGTTCGAAGGTAAATCTCTGCAAGCGGAGCAATTGTACATCGGAGCTTCCGGAAAGGTTCGCACGAATATTACTGCAGCCAGCGTTATTATAGAAGGCATCGTGATCGGAAATATCACCGCTCGAAACAGAGTGATGCTTCTTCCCACTTCTAGGATCTTAGGAGATATCCGCACTCCGGAGTTGATCATCCAAAACGGAGTGGTCCTCGAAGGACGTTGCATTATTTCCAGCGATCTGAAGCATTCCAACAAGGATCATATCGAATTAGAATATGCAAAAGATTCTTTGACCTTGGAAAAACTCTTCGGAAAACAAACTGCCGCCAAGGAAGCTTGA